The Sagittula stellata E-37 sequence CGTTCGGCGCAGGTGCACGTCCTGACCCATGGACTGCACTATGCCTCCTCCGTGTTCGAAGGAGAAAGGGCCTATGGTGGCAAGATCTTCCTGTCGCGCAAGCATTCGGAACGCCTGCATTTTTCGGCCTCCTGCCTCGACTTCGAAATTCCCTTTTCCGTCGACGAGATCGAAGCCGCCAAGACCGAGGTGCTGAAAGCCAACGGATTTACCGACGCCTACGTGCGCGCGGTGGCTTGGCGCGGCGCCGGTCCTGACATGGGTGTTTCGTCGGCCCGCAACCCCGTGCGCCTGGCTATCGCCGCATGGGGCTGGGGCAACTACTATGGCGACGCGAAGATGAAGGGCGCGAAGCTCGACATCTCGAAATGGAAACGCCCCTCGCCCGAGACGATCCCGGTTCATGCCAAGGCCGCCGGTCTCTACATGATCTGCACCACGTCCAAGCATGCTGCGGAGGCCAAAGGCTGCTCCGACGCGCTGTTCATGGACTACCGCGGCTACGTGGCCGAAGCGACCGGTGCCAACATCTTTTTCGTCAAGGACGGCGAGGTGCACACCCCGAAGCCCGACTGTTTCCTCAACGGCCTGACCCGCCAGACAGTGATCGGCATGCTGGAAGAAAAGCAGATCAAGGTCCACGAGCGGCACATCATGCCCGAGGAGATGGAAGGTTTCGAGCAGTGTTGGCTGACCGGGACCGCCGCTGAAGTGACCCCCGTGGGCCAGATCGGCGATTACAGTTTCGAGGTCGGCGCCATGACGCAAGAGATCTCGCAGGACTACGAAAAGCTGGTCCGCAGCTGAATTGACGGGGGCGGAGTACAACTCCGCCCTACGTTCTGTTCATCGGGGCGCCGCCGTCACGCGACGACAAACTTTGCTTCGGCTCAGATCAGGGACCGCAACATCGCCGTGTTTCCCTGGATGACCGAATTGAGTTCCACGACACGAGCCAGCCTGCGTTCG is a genomic window containing:
- a CDS encoding branched-chain amino acid aminotransferase, which translates into the protein MAESAYDDRDGKIWLDGKLVDWRSAQVHVLTHGLHYASSVFEGERAYGGKIFLSRKHSERLHFSASCLDFEIPFSVDEIEAAKTEVLKANGFTDAYVRAVAWRGAGPDMGVSSARNPVRLAIAAWGWGNYYGDAKMKGAKLDISKWKRPSPETIPVHAKAAGLYMICTTSKHAAEAKGCSDALFMDYRGYVAEATGANIFFVKDGEVHTPKPDCFLNGLTRQTVIGMLEEKQIKVHERHIMPEEMEGFEQCWLTGTAAEVTPVGQIGDYSFEVGAMTQEISQDYEKLVRS